TTCGCCGTTCGGGAGGCGGCGGCGGCAGATCCGCGAGGCCTGCGTTGGCAGGTGGCGCGTCAGGCTGATCCGTAGAGCCTGAAAGAGGGGCAGGCTGTTCCACCGGCGGCAGCGCGGCGATCACGTCTGCGGCATTGCGCACCAATTGCGCCCCGTCGCGGATCAGCATGTTGCAGCCCGAAGCGCGGGCATCGAAGGGATGGCCAGGAACCGCCAGCACCTCGCGGCCCAGATCTAATGCGTCGCGGGCGGTGATCAGGCTGCCGGATTTGGCTGCGGCCTCGACCACCACAACGGCCTGGGCCAGCCCGGCAATGATTCTGTTGCGTTTCGGGAAATGGCGGGCCTGGGGTGCCAGGCCCATGGGTTGTTCGGACAGGATCAGACCTTGCTCGCCGATACTCTTGCCCAGACGGTTGTTTTCCGAAGGATAAATCACATCAGCGCCGCCTGCCATGACGGCAATGGTGCCGGAGGGCAGGGCGGCAAGATGCGCGGCGGTGTCCACGCCGCGCGCCAGCCCGGAGACGACCACATATCCTGCGGCACTGAGATCATGCGCCAGTGCCCGCGCCATCCGCGTCCCGAGGGAGGAGGCATTGCGGGCCCCGACGATGGCAATCATGGGACGTTGCAGCAAGGACAGGTCGCCAATGGCCCAAAGCGCGGGCGGTGCGTCTTTCAGGTGCGCAAGCGGAGCGGGATATTCAGGATCCGAAAAGCAC
This genomic stretch from Phaeobacter gallaeciensis harbors:
- the dprA gene encoding DNA-processing protein DprA, with the protein product MTEEAYSSTHPPLPPTTEDLRRSWLRLLRSRRVGPATFYRLLSEHGSAQNALEALPKMARSAGLKGYEICPSDAVDAEINVAKAAKARLLCFSDPEYPAPLAHLKDAPPALWAIGDLSLLQRPMIAIVGARNASSLGTRMARALAHDLSAAGYVVVSGLARGVDTAAHLAALPSGTIAVMAGGADVIYPSENNRLGKSIGEQGLILSEQPMGLAPQARHFPKRNRIIAGLAQAVVVVEAAAKSGSLITARDALDLGREVLAVPGHPFDARASGCNMLIRDGAQLVRNAADVIAALPPVEQPAPLSGSTDQPDAPPANAGLADLPPPPPERRSLRETAALHQQVLARLGPSPTPEDQLLQDLSVAPKELSSVLTELELDGAVDRHPGGMLSRPPGRDEG